The following proteins are co-located in the Mauremys reevesii isolate NIE-2019 linkage group 23, ASM1616193v1, whole genome shotgun sequence genome:
- the PAQR7 gene encoding membrane progestin receptor alpha produces the protein MATIVPEKLTRLFINVQQLWQVPRLLEMAFPSPPCTVGTSDVPKVFWKPYIHTGYRPLNQTWKYYFLTLFQQHNEAVNVWTHLVAALILLLRFRRLSQTVDFVSDPHAHPLFIIVIASITYLTFSTLAHLLQAKSEFWHYSFFFMDYVGVAIYQYSSALVHYYYAIEPDWHARIMGFYMPGSVLLAWLSCAGSCYAKYRYHQLPRYLSRLCQEMPLGLAYALDISPVIHRLYTAQPSEQADPALLYHKCQVLFFLIGAFFFSYPYPEKWFPGKCHFFGQGHQIFHVFLVLCTLAQVQAVALDYESRREIYTSLHGDQTHNFSALCFFTVACCLLTAAYMTSKVKCKLNCKGE, from the coding sequence ATGGCAACCATTGTCCCGGAAAAACTTACCCGCCTTTTCATTAACGTGCAGCAGCTTTGGCAGGTCCCCAGGCTGCTGGAAATGGCGTTCCCCTCGCCTCCCTGCACCGTGGGCACCTCAGATGTGCCTAAGGTCTTCTGGAAACCCTACATTCACACCGGCTACAGACCCCTCAACCAGACCTGGAAGTATTACTTCTTGACGCTTTTCCAGCAGCACAACGAAGCTGTCAACGTCTGGACTCACCTCGTGGCTGCGCTGATCCTGCTGCTGAGGTTCCGGCGGCTTTCCCAGACGGTGGATTTTGTGAGCGATCCTCATGCCCATCCCCTGTTCATCATTGTCATTGCTTCTATCACCTACCTAACCTTCAGCACCTTGGCTCACCTCCTCCAGGCCAAATCGGAGTTCTGGCATTACAGCTTCTTTTTCATGGACTATGTGGGAGTAGCCATTTACCAGTACAGCAGTGCCTTGGTGCATTACTACTATGCCATCGAGCCAGATTGGCATGCAAGGATCATGGGGTTTTACATGCCGGGGTCTGTTTTGCTAGCGTGGTTATCCTGTGCAGGTTCCTGTTATGCTAAATATAGATACCACCAGCTTCCTCGCTATCTGAGCAGGCTGTGTCAGGAAATGCCCTTGGGCCTGGCGTACGCTCTAGATATTAGCCCAGTAATTCACCGGCTCTATACAGCTCAGCCTTCCGAGCAGGCGGATCCAGCCCTTTTATACCACAAATGCCAAGTGCTGTTTTTCCTCATCGGTGCTTTTTTCTTCTCGTACCCTTATCCAGAGAAATGGTTTCCTGGGAAATGTCACTTCTTTGGGCAGGGGCATCAGATCTTCCACGTGTTTCTGGTGCTGTGCACCCTGGCCCAGGTGCAGGCGGTGGCTCTGGACTATGAGTCAAGGAGGGAGATTTACACCAGTCTGCACGGTGACCAGACTCACaatttctctgccctgtgcttcTTCACCGTAGCCTGCTGCCTCCTCACTGCCGCTTACATGACCAGCAAAGTGAAGTGCAAACTGAACTGCAAAGGAGAATGA